In Paenibacillus sp. 1781tsa1, one DNA window encodes the following:
- a CDS encoding septum formation initiator family protein produces MGKTPVGRSKAPTNQGKSAGAKRRLMLWMTFMIVFVIWAGYTFLVQNAQISDKSSHLATQQASKEDTLKKLEQLKYEVSRLNDPEYIGQLARKKGYYLPEETPIQVEESGN; encoded by the coding sequence ATGGGTAAAACACCTGTGGGCAGATCAAAGGCTCCAACTAACCAAGGAAAATCTGCCGGTGCAAAAAGGCGCCTCATGCTTTGGATGACGTTTATGATTGTATTTGTAATATGGGCAGGATATACATTCCTTGTGCAGAATGCACAAATTTCGGACAAGAGTTCTCATCTGGCCACTCAGCAAGCTTCAAAGGAAGATACGTTGAAGAAGCTGGAACAGTTGAAGTACGAAGTCAGCCGGTTGAATGACCCTGAATACATAGGACAGCTGGCGCGGAAAAAGGGATATTATCTTCCTGAGGAAACGCCGATCCAGGTTGAAGAGTCAGGGAACTGA